The Pongo abelii isolate AG06213 chromosome 21, NHGRI_mPonAbe1-v2.0_pri, whole genome shotgun sequence genome has a window encoding:
- the C21H20orf141 gene encoding uncharacterized protein C20orf141 homolog, producing the protein MSRLCLPRTEALEDLFPVPPRGLGAGEGSGSPVRPHVSPWGPSWAQLLDSVLWLGALGLTIRAVFSTTGPALLLLLVSFLAFDLLHRPAGRTLPQRKLLTRGQSQGAGEGPGQQEALLLQMGTVSGQLSLQDALLLLLMGLGPLLTACGMPWTLLGLAFCLHPWA; encoded by the exons atGTCCCGGCTCTGCTTACCCAGAACCGAAGCCCTTGAGGATCTGTTCCCAGTTCCTCCAAGGGGCCTGGGTGCTGGAGAGGGGTCAGGTAGTCCAGTGCGTCCACATGTATCCCCCTGGGGCCCTAGCTGGGCCCAGCTCCTGGACAGTGTCCTATGGCTGGGGGCACTAGGACTGACAATCCGGGCAGTCTTTTCCACGACTGGCCCagccctgctgctgcttctggtcAGCTTCCTCGCCTTTGACCTGCTCCATAG GCCCGCAGGTCGCACTCTGCCACAGCGCAAACTTCTCACCAGGGGCCAGAGTCAGGGGGCCGGTGAGGGTCCTGGACAGCAGGAGGCTCTACTCCTGCAAATGGGTACAGTCTCAGGACAACTTAGCCTCCAGGacgcgctgctgctgctgctcatgGGGCTGGGCCCGCTCCTGACAGCCTGTGGCATGCCCTGGACCCTGCTTGGCCTGGCTTTCTGCCTCCATCCTTGGGCCTGA